The following coding sequences are from one Capsicum annuum cultivar UCD-10X-F1 chromosome 3, UCD10Xv1.1, whole genome shotgun sequence window:
- the LOC124896599 gene encoding uncharacterized protein LOC124896599, producing MENFNTILTDKDRQNGSTVHAEEGMGNSPLSIKLANDTPRGARPFRFLNYLAQHRSTIEGAWIMNTSGTTIRQLWFRLKHIKEGLKALNCQEFKQVFEKITKCKEQLANIQVQKRDLHQYKTLFQQEKELKSNLETWTNIKESILKQKSRVQWLILGDSNSAYFFASIRRRISQNTIISLVNEQGAAIQFSDGIVQEVTHFYKELLGTTVIQMPALIAPVTRNEVIMALKGIDDAKAPGCDGYNVMFFKEAWPVIGEDVITAVLEFLRLEK from the exons ATGGAAAATTTTAACACCATATTGACTGATAAAGATAGACAGAATGGTAGCACAGTGCACGCCGAGGAG GGAATGGGGAATTCACCTCTCAGCATCAAATTAGCAAATGACACACCTAGGGGGGCTAGACCTTTTCGATTTCTCAATTATCTAGCACAACATAGAAGTACCATTGAGGGTGCTTGGATAATGAATACCAGTGGAACAACTATAAGGCAACTGTGGTTTCGGCTAAAGCATATCAAGGAGGGATTGAAAGCACTGAATTGTCAAGAGTTTAAACAAGTGTTTGAAAAGATTACAAAGTGTAAAGAGCAGTTGGCCAATATACAAGTACAAAAAAGAGATCTTCATCAATACAAGACTCTCTTCCAACAAGAAAAAGAACTTAAATCCAACCTTGAGACATGGACTAACATAAAAGAGAGCATACTAAAACAGAAGTCTAGGGTTCAGTGGCTTATACTTGGTGATTCTAATAGTGCTTATTTTTTTGCAAGTATAAGGAGAAGGATTAGTCAGAATACCATAATCAGCTTAGTTAATGAGCAAGGTGCTGCTATTCAGTTCTCAGATGGTATTGTTCAGGAGGTCACTCACTTTTATAAGGAATTGTTGGGTACAACTGTTATACAGATGCCTGCA TTGATAGCACCAGTTACTCGAAATGAGGTGATCATGGCTCTTAAGGGTATTGATGACGCAAAAGCACCAGGATGTGATGGATATAATGTTATGTTCTTCAAGGAAGCTTGGCCAGTGATTGGTGAGGATGTAATTACAGCtgttcttgaatttttaagaCTGGAAAAATGA
- the LOC107857076 gene encoding 1,2-dihydroxy-3-keto-5-methylthiopentene dioxygenase 2, protein MGSIAKDPREDVIQAWYMDDSDEDQRLPHHREPKEFVSLEKLAELGVISWKLDADNYETDEELKKIRADRGYSYMDFCEVCPEKLPNYDEKIKNFFEEHLHTDEEIRYCVAGSGYFDVRDRDEKWIRVWVKKGGMIVLPAGIYHRFTLDSSNYIKAMRLFVGDPVWTPYNRPHDHLPARKEYVETFVHADGAGRAVNAAA, encoded by the exons ATGGGTTCCATCGCTAAG GATCCAAGAGAGGACGTCATACAGGCATGGTACATGGATGACAGCGATGAGGACCAGAGGCTTCCTCATCACCGTGAGCCAAAGGAATTTGTGTCTCTTGAAAAGCTTGCTG AGCTTGGAGTGATCAGCTGGAAGCTTGATGCTGACAATTATGAGACTGATGAGGAGTTGAAGAAAATTCGGGCTGATCGTGGATACTCGTACATG GATTTCTGTGAGGTTTGCCCTGAGAAACTACCAAACTATGatgagaaaatcaagaatttttttgaagaaCACCTGCACACCGACGAGGAGATCCGTTACTGTGTTGCAGGAAGTG GTTATTTTGATGTCAGGGATCGGGATGAGAAATGGATTCGTGTCTGGGTAAAGAAGGGTGGAATGATTGTTCTGCCTGCTGGAATTTATCACCGCTTCACGCTTGATTCGAGCAATTACATTAAG GCAATGAGGCTCTTTGTTGGTGATCCAGTTTGGACTCCATACAATCGTCCACATGACCATCTGCCTGCAAG GAAAGAATATGTTGAGACGTTTGTCCACGCAGATGGCGCTGGTCGTGCTGTTAATGCTGCTGCTTAA